The Paenibacillus sp. FSL W8-0426 region GCCGAACATCTCCTGAACAGGAACGGTTGGGGAAATAGCTGGACCAACGGCGTATTTGATTTTCACCACTACCATAGCAATACGCACGAAGCGCTTGCGGTCATCCAAGGATCGGCAAAGCTCTTGCTCGGCGGAGAGCACGGGCAGCCCGTTTGGGTTGAAGCAGGGGATGTCATCGTGCTGCCTGCCGGAACAGGCCACAAACGCATGGAAAAAAGCCCTGACTTTCGCATCGTCGGGGCTTATCCGGAAGGAATGAACTACAATCTTAAGACTGGCGAACGATCTGAACGACCAGCGGTGCTGCATGAAATTCGGGAAGTGCCCTTGCCTCTTACCGATCCCGTGTACGGCAGTGGGGGCCCGCTGGTAGAGCATTGGGGCAAATTGCGGGGATAGGGGCCGCAAACAGCCGGCATGGCGCGCGACCTCCATTGTTTAGGGGATATCCCCTCAGGAGGAAATCGACTCGCCTGCCGGCGGATCCAGCTTGCTCATATCCTCGCGTTCGGAAGAACGGGTAAAGTGGCGTTCCAGCTTGCGGCTGGCCCACAGCGAAATCGCAATGAACAGCAGTACGCCCAGCCAGCGCACGGGATGCTCAAGGAACTGTTCCACGTTTGAACCGATATATGTCACGCAGAAGATCATGATCGCTTTCCCCAGCCCGACTGCCACCAAAAAAGAGGCCAGTCTCATTCTTGCGATACCTGCAGCCACATTAATGATGACAAACGGACCCACCGGGAAGATGCTTAGCAAAAACACATATCCCATGGCATTGCGCCGGATCCATACCATGCTTCGCTGTACGCGCGGTTTGTTGGACCAGCGTTCCACGAACCTGGATTTGCCGACTTCCCTGACCAGCAGGAACGTCACCGTGCAGCCCAGCACGATTCCGATCCATGAATACAGGAATCCGGCCCACAATCCGTACACGGCTCCGTTTATCCCCACGATCAGCAAGGTCGGCAACGGCGGCACGAACGACTTCATAAATGTCAGCAAAATGCCCGGCAATGGTCCGAGCGAGCGAAACTTCTCCATCCAGAACCGGATGTTCTCTTCCGTGATGTACGACATGATGTCCAAGGTCGTCAGAGTCATGCTCTCCCTCCATCCGTCAGTATTCAAACCTTTATTCGAAGGCGTTGATTCTCATAAATGCGCTCACCCAAGTATAACGTAGAAGCCAGTCCCGAATGGATGTTAATTTGATGAAATTTTAGCTTCTCGGCGTGTTTACGCCCGGCATTAGCGAACCGTTTTTTTA contains the following coding sequences:
- a CDS encoding cupin domain-containing protein is translated as MNSKEAGVDTLYFKDDGIIPNNPILPVLLYRHVWAAQPVEAEHLLNRNGWGNSWTNGVFDFHHYHSNTHEALAVIQGSAKLLLGGEHGQPVWVEAGDVIVLPAGTGHKRMEKSPDFRIVGAYPEGMNYNLKTGERSERPAVLHEIREVPLPLTDPVYGSGGPLVEHWGKLRG
- a CDS encoding TVP38/TMEM64 family protein, with amino-acid sequence MTLTTLDIMSYITEENIRFWMEKFRSLGPLPGILLTFMKSFVPPLPTLLIVGINGAVYGLWAGFLYSWIGIVLGCTVTFLLVREVGKSRFVERWSNKPRVQRSMVWIRRNAMGYVFLLSIFPVGPFVIINVAAGIARMRLASFLVAVGLGKAIMIFCVTYIGSNVEQFLEHPVRWLGVLLFIAISLWASRKLERHFTRSSEREDMSKLDPPAGESISS